One window from the genome of Roseomonas haemaphysalidis encodes:
- a CDS encoding deoxyguanosinetriphosphate triphosphohydrolase: MDGLAPYAVRPETSRGRLYPEPGGDARSPFQRDRDRIIHSKAFRRLQYKTQVFIYHEGDAFRTRLTHSIEVAQIARSLARRLRLDEDLAEALALAHDLGHPPFGHAGEEALNGVMRPYGGFDHNAQSLKAVTLLENRYASFDGLNLTWETLEGLAKHNGPIRRPTPYFVEYDARHPLELASHASAEAQAAALADDIAYNNHDLDDGLRAGLFTLDEAAELPLVGTAVAAARDAHPGVVDGRLVSEAIRRVINAMVQDVVQESERRLAALAPRTVDDIRAAGRPVVFFSERMMAANQTVRDFLFGRMYRHWRVNRTTQKSKRVVQVLFSLLHGGPDMLPPPWRERAGATGSAQCAAAVCDYIAGMTDRFALEEHRRLTDPHLPG, from the coding sequence ATGGATGGTCTTGCACCCTATGCCGTGCGGCCGGAGACGTCGCGGGGCCGACTGTACCCGGAGCCGGGTGGCGACGCGCGCTCGCCGTTTCAGCGGGACCGTGACCGGATCATCCACAGCAAGGCCTTCCGCCGCCTGCAATACAAGACCCAGGTCTTCATCTACCACGAGGGCGATGCCTTCCGTACCCGGCTGACCCACAGCATCGAGGTGGCGCAGATCGCCCGTTCCCTCGCCCGGCGGCTGCGGCTGGACGAGGATCTGGCGGAAGCGCTGGCCCTGGCCCACGACCTGGGCCACCCTCCGTTCGGCCACGCGGGGGAGGAGGCGCTGAACGGCGTGATGCGCCCCTATGGCGGCTTCGACCACAACGCGCAGAGCCTGAAGGCCGTGACGCTGCTGGAAAACCGCTATGCCAGCTTCGACGGCCTGAACCTGACCTGGGAAACGCTGGAAGGCCTGGCCAAGCATAACGGCCCGATCCGCCGCCCGACGCCCTATTTCGTCGAATACGACGCCCGGCATCCGCTGGAGCTCGCCAGCCATGCCTCGGCCGAGGCGCAGGCGGCGGCCCTGGCGGACGATATCGCCTACAACAACCACGACCTCGATGACGGCCTGCGCGCCGGGCTCTTCACGCTGGACGAGGCGGCCGAGCTGCCCCTGGTCGGCACCGCCGTGGCGGCGGCACGGGACGCGCATCCGGGAGTCGTCGATGGCCGGCTGGTCAGCGAGGCGATCCGCCGCGTCATCAACGCCATGGTGCAGGACGTGGTGCAGGAATCCGAACGCCGGCTGGCCGCATTGGCGCCGCGCACGGTGGACGACATTCGCGCTGCCGGCCGCCCCGTGGTGTTCTTCAGCGAACGCATGATGGCCGCCAACCAGACCGTCCGCGACTTCCTGTTCGGTCGCATGTACCGCCACTGGCGCGTCAATCGCACCACACAGAAATCCAAGCGCGTGGTGCAGGTGCTGTTCAGCCTGCTGCACGGCGGTCCAGACATGTTGCCGCCGCCCTGGCGTGAGCGCGCCGGTGCGACGGGCAGCGCGCAATGCGCCGCCGCCGTCTGCGACTACATCGCTGGCATGACCGACCGCTTCGCGCTGGAAGAACACCGGCGCCTGACCGACCCCCATCTTCCCGGCTGA
- a CDS encoding HesB/IscA family protein: MPDGTMTAPAFHVTPRAFAQVAEIAAREGKPGAGLRVAVLAGGCSGFQYSFNLEDTAAEDDLVLDGPAPVFVDPVSLDLLAGAQLDWTDELIGAHFAIKNPQAVSACGCGTSFSIG, translated from the coding sequence ATGCCCGACGGCACGATGACTGCCCCCGCCTTTCACGTCACGCCCCGCGCCTTCGCGCAGGTGGCAGAGATCGCGGCCCGCGAGGGCAAACCGGGTGCCGGTCTGCGCGTGGCGGTCTTGGCCGGCGGCTGCTCCGGCTTCCAGTATTCCTTCAATCTGGAGGATACCGCGGCCGAGGACGATCTGGTGCTGGACGGCCCCGCCCCCGTGTTCGTCGACCCCGTGAGCTTGGACCTGCTGGCGGGCGCGCAGCTGGATTGGACCGACGAGCTGATCGGCGCGCATTTCGCCATCAAGAACCCGCAGGCGGTTTCGGCCTGTGGCTGCGGCACCTCCTTCTCGATCGGCTGA
- the xth gene encoding exodeoxyribonuclease III, whose amino-acid sequence MRLSTLNVNSIRKRAPLVREFLDRAQPDLLFLQELKCKTEEFPGDAFADSGYRWHAVGQHGGRNGVAVLSKLPFEVVAEVLPGEDEDTHARYVEVAAGGARLAGIYLPNGNSGGAEGYAYKLRWMQRLRTLAAERLEDTTPYAILGDFNVCPTALDLEPGALPPTDALVRPESRSAFRALMHLGLTDAVRALHPEERLYTYWDYGAAFNANRGLRIDHVLLSASLAERLDKVEIDMSLRSQEQPSDHTAVTVTLR is encoded by the coding sequence TTGCGTCTTTCCACGCTGAACGTCAACTCGATCCGCAAGCGCGCGCCGCTGGTGCGGGAATTCCTGGATCGCGCGCAGCCGGACCTGCTGTTCCTGCAGGAGCTGAAGTGCAAGACCGAGGAGTTTCCCGGCGATGCCTTCGCCGACAGCGGATACCGCTGGCACGCCGTGGGGCAGCATGGCGGCCGCAACGGCGTCGCCGTGCTGTCCAAGCTGCCGTTCGAGGTTGTCGCCGAGGTGCTGCCGGGCGAGGACGAGGATACCCACGCCCGCTATGTCGAGGTGGCGGCCGGTGGTGCGCGGCTGGCCGGCATCTACCTGCCCAACGGCAACTCCGGCGGCGCCGAGGGGTATGCCTACAAGCTGCGCTGGATGCAGCGCCTGCGCACCCTTGCCGCAGAGCGGCTGGAAGACACCACCCCCTACGCCATCCTCGGTGACTTCAACGTCTGCCCGACGGCACTGGACCTGGAGCCGGGCGCCCTGCCGCCGACTGATGCGCTGGTGCGGCCGGAAAGCCGCTCGGCCTTTCGCGCGCTCATGCATCTTGGCCTGACAGACGCCGTCCGGGCCCTGCACCCCGAGGAGCGCCTGTACACCTACTGGGACTACGGCGCCGCGTTCAACGCCAACCGGGGCCTGCGGATCGACCATGTCCTCCTGTCGGCGAGCTTGGCCGAGCGCCTGGACAAGGTTGAGATCGACATGTCCCTGCGGTCGCAGGAACAGCCTTCAGACCATACCGCCGTCACGGTCACGCTCCGCTAA